In Leptospira bourretii, a genomic segment contains:
- the serB gene encoding phosphoserine phosphatase SerB — protein MNSLLLISRSPISPSILSESFASLMFGDSSTTANVSDLNVSHAERFGLYCVRILHNTTLNRDQVLTVRKNLAKYQIDFLSLGSLLPNHKESLFVFDMDSTVIKEEVIDELARKHGVYEAVATVTKQAMEGGMGFDEALRLRVKHLAGLSKESFREVYDLLTLNDGMEKVFQFVPTNGSKLGILSGGFTPVLKLFSEKYPVDFYRANGLEEVNGSFTGEIFGEIINREKKEIYLKQYAKDLSIPLEQVVAVGDGANDALMLGAAGIGIGIHAKSGLKDKITNWIDFTDLSALVFLFENSF, from the coding sequence ATGAATTCACTACTTCTGATTTCTCGTTCCCCCATCTCTCCATCTATTCTTTCTGAATCTTTCGCTAGTCTCATGTTTGGCGATTCCTCCACCACTGCCAATGTAAGTGATTTGAATGTTTCTCACGCAGAACGTTTTGGATTGTACTGTGTGCGTATTTTACATAATACAACTCTGAATCGAGACCAAGTTTTAACAGTTCGAAAAAATTTAGCAAAATACCAAATTGATTTTTTATCCCTTGGTTCTTTGTTACCAAATCATAAAGAGTCTCTTTTTGTTTTTGATATGGATTCCACAGTGATCAAAGAAGAGGTCATTGACGAGTTGGCAAGAAAACACGGAGTGTATGAAGCCGTTGCCACTGTCACCAAACAAGCGATGGAAGGTGGAATGGGATTTGACGAAGCTTTACGATTGCGTGTCAAACACCTGGCAGGTCTTTCCAAAGAAAGTTTTCGGGAAGTGTATGATCTTTTGACACTAAATGATGGAATGGAAAAAGTATTTCAATTTGTTCCAACAAATGGATCAAAACTTGGAATCCTCAGTGGTGGGTTTACTCCCGTATTAAAACTATTTTCGGAAAAGTATCCTGTGGATTTTTATAGAGCCAATGGATTGGAAGAAGTCAACGGAAGTTTTACAGGTGAAATTTTTGGTGAGATCATCAACCGAGAAAAAAAAGAAATCTATCTAAAACAGTATGCAAAAGACCTTTCGATTCCTTTAGAACAGGTGGTTGCCGTAGGAGATGGGGCAAACGATGCCCTCATGCTTGGTGCCGCAGGAATTGGCATTGGAATTCATGCAAAATCTGGATTAAAAGATAAAATCACGAACTGGATCGACTTTACTGATCTATCGGCCTTAGTCTTTCTCTTTGAGAATTCTTTTTAA
- a CDS encoding SGNH/GDSL hydrolase family protein, translated as MAFALVLSVTDCKSSSKRDYFETNFQCFAEPGWRDNSNFKKYIEKAWLPTRLLYAEDNLKIKKSDIVFTGDSLVHLFLPDLMAKEFPGQSVTNRGIGGDMTETLLTRIEEDVLVLRPETIVIEIGGNDFIQGKCLSLVQNNLLSIIQKIHVRNRNTKIFLMAVPPTRVKELNQIVPVFNLFLNQVAKTTSNVEYIEVWDKMRKTDSPTLSEEFIRPNGDNLHFNEKGYELWGKKLRPYLKK; from the coding sequence ATGGCTTTTGCCCTTGTTTTGAGTGTTACTGACTGTAAATCATCCTCAAAACGTGATTATTTCGAAACCAATTTCCAATGTTTTGCCGAGCCTGGGTGGCGAGACAACTCTAACTTTAAAAAGTACATTGAGAAGGCTTGGCTCCCCACACGGCTGTTATACGCAGAAGATAATTTAAAAATCAAAAAATCAGATATTGTTTTTACTGGCGATAGTTTGGTTCATTTGTTTTTACCAGACTTGATGGCCAAAGAATTTCCCGGTCAGTCCGTTACCAATCGTGGGATTGGTGGTGATATGACAGAAACTCTTCTTACTCGCATTGAAGAGGATGTCCTTGTACTTCGTCCAGAAACCATTGTCATTGAAATTGGTGGGAATGATTTTATCCAAGGCAAATGCCTTAGTCTCGTGCAAAACAATCTGCTCTCCATCATTCAGAAAATTCACGTTAGGAATCGGAATACAAAGATATTTTTGATGGCTGTACCGCCAACGCGAGTTAAGGAACTGAACCAAATTGTTCCTGTATTTAATTTGTTTTTAAACCAAGTTGCAAAAACCACTTCTAATGTGGAATATATCGAAGTTTGGGATAAAATGCGTAAAACCGATTCTCCCACGTTAAGTGAAGAATTCATTCGTCCCAATGGGGATAACCTTCATTTTAATGAAAAGGGATATGAACTCTGGGGTAAAAAACTAAGACCTTATTTAAAAAAGTAA
- a CDS encoding MFS transporter gives MSYAIGQLGWSTLINIIGLHQVYFYLPPAPKPGQECFPDLIEKMAFWGLSTIGVVAALGRLWDAFTDPIIANSSDRFSSRFGRRIPFLFLGGVPAAVFCWLIFVPPHNFISSTNLVWMTGCMLLFYLFLTVYVTPFFALIPELGHTPEERLNLSTYISVTYALGIIVASTEPMIAGVLKSSFVFDGDSALQTLVSRQYALGILCTFAAICMYFPVFSIHEKTYCESEASSVPFKEAILLTFKNKNFLYFALSDLCYFLALTILTTGISYYVTVLLELEREFVTQLLTVMLLVSFAFYPVVNWIARRIGKKKTVLFGFYIFLLLFLSIYFVGKNSLPLSPHIQGYLIVAIAAVPIAILGILPNAILADIAELDSLKTGSKREGLFYAGRTFMQKLGQTLAVLIFSSVILLGLDRETKKTVSPNVTGILAPSVADPKSELKKNPEVEAKISMESTICKVEEVEAGGELGVRLTGPLASAFCLLAIFLFGKYKEDETLEEIAKIRGN, from the coding sequence ATGAGTTATGCGATCGGCCAATTGGGTTGGTCCACTCTCATCAATATCATTGGTCTCCACCAAGTTTATTTTTATCTCCCACCCGCACCAAAACCAGGACAAGAATGTTTCCCCGACCTGATTGAAAAAATGGCATTCTGGGGACTGTCCACCATTGGTGTTGTGGCAGCTCTTGGTCGTTTGTGGGATGCATTTACTGATCCCATCATTGCCAATTCCTCAGACCGGTTTAGTTCCCGATTTGGACGCAGGATTCCTTTTCTATTTCTAGGAGGAGTGCCCGCAGCCGTCTTTTGTTGGCTGATTTTTGTTCCCCCACACAACTTTATCTCTTCCACCAACTTGGTTTGGATGACCGGTTGTATGCTTCTGTTTTATCTATTTTTAACAGTGTATGTCACACCTTTCTTTGCTCTCATTCCAGAATTGGGTCATACACCAGAAGAAAGATTGAATCTCTCTACTTATATTTCAGTCACGTATGCTTTGGGGATCATTGTGGCTTCAACAGAACCAATGATCGCAGGTGTTTTAAAATCCTCTTTTGTTTTTGATGGGGATAGTGCACTTCAAACCTTGGTATCTCGTCAGTATGCTTTGGGAATCCTTTGTACGTTTGCGGCAATCTGTATGTATTTTCCCGTATTTTCGATTCATGAAAAAACCTATTGTGAATCGGAGGCCTCCAGTGTTCCTTTTAAAGAGGCCATCCTCCTTACATTCAAAAATAAGAATTTTCTATACTTTGCTTTGTCGGATCTCTGTTATTTTTTAGCACTGACCATTCTTACCACAGGGATCTCTTATTATGTAACAGTCCTTCTAGAACTGGAACGTGAATTTGTCACACAACTACTCACTGTGATGTTACTGGTTTCATTTGCTTTTTATCCTGTGGTCAACTGGATCGCAAGAAGGATCGGAAAGAAAAAAACAGTACTATTTGGATTCTATATCTTTCTTTTACTCTTTCTTTCTATCTATTTTGTAGGGAAAAATTCATTACCATTATCACCGCATATTCAAGGTTATTTGATTGTTGCCATTGCAGCCGTTCCCATAGCGATTCTTGGAATCCTACCGAATGCCATCCTTGCTGATATCGCTGAACTTGATTCATTAAAAACAGGTTCAAAACGAGAGGGGCTTTTTTATGCGGGAAGAACATTCATGCAAAAGTTGGGTCAAACTTTAGCTGTACTTATTTTTAGTTCGGTGATCCTTTTGGGACTTGATCGAGAAACCAAAAAAACTGTTTCACCAAATGTAACGGGGATCCTTGCACCTTCTGTAGCGGATCCAAAATCAGAATTGAAAAAAAATCCAGAAGTTGAGGCAAAAATAAGTATGGAATCTACCATTTGTAAAGTCGAAGAAGTAGAAGCGGGAGGGGAGCTGGGTGTCCGTTTGACAGGTCCTCTTGCCTCTGCATTCTGTCTACTCGCCATCTTTCTCTTTGGAAAATACAAGGAAGATGAAACTTTAGAAGAGATTGCAAAGATACGTGGTAATTAA
- the bioB gene encoding biotin synthase BioB: protein MIAEVQEKTVSSSPSLITEAEALEILEGKAPLLSVVARASEERNRYYTNRVRIHILDNIKNGYCPEDCGYCAQRKGGDSGIQEYSLKSPEEIWEDAKRAKDNGAYRFCMVTSGRGPTDNAVDRLAETISKINGELGMKVCLSAGILDAKKARTLKDAGLDRYNHNLNTSESKYNEICSTHTFKDRLTTLEAAREADIGLCSGIIVGMGEELKDLVQVAFELKRLGVISIPVNFFIPIKGHAIQKSSLTPEFCIRVLSMFRLVNPDSEIRIGAGREGHLGSLQSMALFVANSLFAEGYLNVKGSEMAQTMNLIRDCSMVPEFTEGVPEGWDEYESQFLYDEKNFPELYKHKK from the coding sequence ATGATTGCAGAAGTCCAAGAAAAAACAGTTTCCTCCTCACCTTCCTTAATTACGGAAGCGGAAGCCCTTGAAATCCTAGAAGGAAAAGCCCCTTTGCTTTCGGTTGTCGCTCGTGCCTCAGAAGAAAGAAATCGTTATTATACCAATCGTGTTCGCATTCATATATTAGATAATATCAAAAATGGTTATTGCCCTGAAGACTGCGGATACTGCGCACAAAGAAAGGGTGGAGATTCAGGAATCCAAGAGTATTCACTCAAGTCTCCGGAAGAAATTTGGGAAGATGCCAAACGTGCGAAAGACAATGGTGCTTACCGTTTTTGTATGGTGACTTCTGGACGTGGCCCCACTGACAATGCAGTGGATCGATTGGCAGAGACCATCTCCAAAATCAATGGCGAACTTGGAATGAAGGTTTGTTTATCTGCGGGAATTTTGGACGCAAAAAAAGCTAGGACTTTAAAAGACGCAGGCCTTGACCGCTACAACCATAATCTCAATACATCTGAATCTAAATACAACGAAATCTGTTCTACACATACCTTCAAAGACCGACTAACAACACTTGAGGCGGCAAGAGAAGCGGATATCGGACTTTGTTCTGGGATCATTGTGGGAATGGGAGAAGAACTAAAAGATCTAGTCCAAGTTGCCTTTGAACTCAAACGACTTGGTGTGATATCTATCCCTGTTAACTTTTTTATTCCTATCAAAGGACATGCGATCCAGAAGTCGTCACTCACTCCTGAATTTTGTATTCGTGTATTGTCTATGTTTCGATTGGTCAATCCAGATTCAGAAATTCGTATCGGTGCCGGAAGAGAAGGCCATTTAGGTTCTTTACAGTCAATGGCTCTTTTTGTAGCCAATTCATTGTTTGCTGAAGGATACTTAAATGTAAAAGGCAGTGAAATGGCCCAAACGATGAACTTGATTCGCGATTGTTCTATGGTTCCTGAATTTACAGAAGGAGTTCCAGAAGGATGGGATGAGTACGAGTCACAGTTCCTTTACGACGAGAAAAATTTTCCAGAACTCTATAAACATAAAAAGTAG
- the bioA gene encoding adenosylmethionine--8-amino-7-oxononanoate transaminase, protein MKYSPLQTHTWVPLTIQEEGESLIDIVKAEGEFVTDSEGNQWIDAIASWWTMIFGHRHPKLVSALKTQIDELDHVMLAGHIHPAAEALSKSLLELTHFDFHKVFYSDNGSNAIEIALKLTIQYYRNHPDLKPRSEFLVFSNSYHGDSIGAMNVSGKNYFNRIFSELRFPTKEFPAPNCMNCPWGKNVSSCATECLNDLELSIKQNEYAGIVIEPLVFGANGMLFYDKKVLIKLRQLATQTNTLLIFDEVFTGMGRLGEFFAYQVAGVKPDLLVMAKGLTGGMLPLGATLVSEFIYQQFLSKDPYHAFFHAHTMTGNPMACSVGYASVKLLQEDGKVLVKKLESSLEKRIEPFQKKLGKRIQNVRVFGGIFAFEYKETIAEDEYLNPIGKKIREKMREFRVLLRPLGRTIYITPPYTISEKSLDHIFLAMEETLLSFTDSD, encoded by the coding sequence ATGAAATATAGTCCACTCCAAACTCATACATGGGTTCCTTTGACCATCCAAGAAGAAGGGGAATCTTTAATCGATATTGTAAAAGCTGAAGGGGAGTTCGTGACTGATTCCGAAGGGAACCAGTGGATTGATGCCATAGCCAGTTGGTGGACAATGATATTTGGTCATCGTCATCCTAAGTTGGTATCCGCACTTAAAACACAAATTGATGAATTAGACCATGTGATGCTTGCAGGTCATATCCATCCTGCGGCTGAAGCATTATCCAAATCTTTATTGGAACTAACTCATTTTGACTTTCACAAGGTCTTTTATTCAGATAACGGATCAAATGCGATAGAAATTGCTCTGAAACTCACAATCCAATACTATCGAAACCATCCTGATTTGAAACCAAGGTCAGAGTTTCTCGTGTTTTCCAATTCCTATCATGGAGATAGTATTGGAGCCATGAATGTTTCAGGAAAAAATTATTTTAACCGAATTTTTTCTGAACTTAGATTTCCCACAAAAGAATTTCCTGCTCCCAATTGTATGAATTGTCCTTGGGGAAAAAATGTGAGTAGTTGTGCGACCGAATGTTTAAACGATTTAGAACTGAGTATCAAACAAAACGAATATGCAGGAATTGTCATTGAACCGTTGGTATTTGGCGCCAATGGGATGTTATTTTATGATAAAAAAGTATTAATCAAATTAAGACAACTGGCAACACAAACCAATACTCTTCTTATTTTTGATGAAGTATTTACTGGAATGGGAAGGTTAGGTGAGTTTTTTGCTTACCAAGTGGCAGGAGTCAAACCCGATCTTTTGGTGATGGCAAAAGGTCTTACCGGGGGAATGTTGCCCCTCGGTGCCACCTTAGTTTCTGAATTCATTTATCAACAATTTTTGTCAAAAGATCCTTACCATGCATTTTTTCATGCACATACTATGACTGGAAATCCAATGGCGTGTAGCGTTGGTTATGCGTCAGTCAAACTTTTGCAGGAAGATGGTAAGGTCCTTGTCAAAAAACTCGAAAGTTCTTTGGAAAAACGAATAGAACCATTCCAAAAAAAATTAGGGAAACGAATCCAAAACGTTCGAGTGTTTGGTGGAATCTTTGCTTTTGAATACAAAGAAACCATAGCAGAGGATGAATATCTAAATCCCATTGGGAAAAAGATCCGTGAAAAAATGAGAGAATTTAGAGTTCTTTTACGCCCACTTGGTCGAACCATCTATATCACTCCACCCTATACCATTTCAGAGAAATCCCTGGATCATATTTTTTTAGCGATGGAAGAGACCCTTCTTAGTTTTACCGATTCAGATTGA
- the bioD gene encoding dethiobiotin synthase: MGQAFYVAGTGTDVGKTFFSCLFMAKYAETYGFRYWKPIQTGTVSAGDTEWVQKTTSLTDSYFLKPVYEFQTPASPHYASKQEGKILDPKFLLAALSKERKNNTLVEGAGGVFVPWTDDYLTIRGIGESNLPVVVIGSTELGTINHTLLTLDALTSRFVAVLGFYLVGPENSLQTDNADTIQRLGGAPCLGVTNFPDQKLSPTEFISFANQEFDTNRNVIDTLLNPDDEI; this comes from the coding sequence ATGGGCCAAGCTTTTTACGTTGCGGGGACAGGGACAGATGTCGGAAAAACTTTTTTCTCCTGCCTCTTTATGGCAAAATACGCAGAAACCTATGGGTTTCGCTATTGGAAACCCATCCAAACTGGTACAGTCAGTGCCGGTGATACGGAATGGGTGCAGAAAACAACCAGTCTAACGGATTCCTATTTTCTAAAACCTGTGTATGAATTCCAAACACCCGCAAGTCCACATTATGCCTCCAAACAAGAAGGAAAAATTTTAGATCCCAAGTTCCTTCTAGCGGCACTTAGCAAAGAAAGAAAAAACAATACCCTTGTCGAAGGGGCAGGTGGGGTTTTTGTCCCTTGGACCGATGACTACTTAACCATCAGAGGAATTGGAGAAAGTAATCTTCCTGTTGTGGTGATAGGATCCACCGAACTTGGCACTATCAATCATACCTTACTCACTTTGGATGCGCTTACCAGTCGCTTTGTGGCGGTTCTTGGGTTTTATTTAGTGGGCCCAGAAAATTCCTTACAAACTGATAATGCAGATACCATACAAAGATTAGGTGGTGCACCTTGTTTGGGTGTTACCAATTTTCCAGATCAAAAGTTATCACCGACAGAATTTATTTCTTTTGCAAACCAAGAGTTTGATACCAATCGGAATGTCATTGATACTTTACTCAATCCAGACGATGAAATATAG
- a CDS encoding cyclic nucleotide-binding domain-containing protein: protein MQLPLWKSILKRDENPITEISHFLRETAIFEGMSRRTLREVARLIHKRKYYAGETIFYQGQAGTGVYLILQGKVEIFSEREGVTLKLAELEKGAFFGELALFQDFPRSATAVALVDSILLGFFQPELKTLLETKPRVGNDLLLSFASIIADRLRKTNDTLEAAYFKSKKNKTK, encoded by the coding sequence ATGCAACTTCCCCTTTGGAAATCCATTCTCAAACGTGATGAAAACCCGATTACGGAGATTTCACATTTTTTACGTGAAACAGCAATCTTTGAAGGAATGTCTCGCAGGACATTACGAGAAGTGGCAAGGCTCATCCACAAACGTAAGTATTATGCAGGTGAAACTATTTTTTACCAAGGCCAAGCAGGAACAGGAGTGTATCTCATCTTACAAGGGAAGGTGGAAATTTTTTCTGAAAGAGAAGGTGTTACTCTAAAGCTCGCCGAACTTGAAAAAGGTGCTTTTTTTGGAGAACTCGCCCTATTCCAAGATTTCCCAAGATCTGCAACTGCCGTGGCACTTGTAGATTCTATTTTACTTGGTTTTTTTCAACCTGAACTAAAAACACTATTAGAAACAAAACCAAGAGTAGGAAACGATCTGCTATTGAGTTTTGCATCGATCATCGCTGACAGGCTCCGCAAAACAAATGATACACTAGAAGCAGCTTACTTCAAAAGCAAAAAAAATAAAACAAAATGA
- a CDS encoding AI-2E family transporter, which produces MNLKEFNISSFILRTAFFGLIALTVLIGVVGVKFLAIPLLISGIHFYIFHGIVDYFESRGIHRAITIIVIFTFLIAGAYWFLAFYLPNLFEKAQPIVSEWSVKMDDPNFQLLDFNKLPVVSQNPELWKKIIHPEEVAKMATSNLEEFLRSLVVMIPTFISWMIIIPIISFFLLLDANLIYKTVISFIPNRFFEMFLMVFYRMNQQITSYLKSLVIQCGIMAIVASIGFYIVGVKFFILFGVFLGVANSIPYLGPLVGAVPPILFSILFPEMSPSIGSIASVVVVAQLVDNAIVQPVVIANAVSLHPLAILIGIAVGGNFFGIFGMLLAIPVLSILKVTIGILYHALKEHQII; this is translated from the coding sequence ATGAATCTAAAAGAATTTAATATATCCTCTTTTATATTACGGACTGCGTTTTTTGGCCTGATCGCACTTACTGTATTGATTGGAGTTGTTGGAGTAAAGTTCTTAGCAATTCCACTTTTAATTTCAGGAATCCATTTTTACATCTTTCATGGAATTGTGGACTACTTCGAATCGAGAGGAATTCACAGAGCGATTACAATTATCGTTATATTCACATTTTTAATCGCCGGTGCTTATTGGTTTTTGGCTTTTTATTTACCAAATCTTTTTGAAAAGGCGCAACCCATTGTCTCCGAATGGTCTGTAAAAATGGATGATCCCAATTTTCAATTATTAGATTTTAATAAACTTCCTGTAGTCTCACAAAACCCTGAGTTATGGAAAAAGATCATCCATCCAGAAGAAGTTGCTAAAATGGCTACTTCCAACTTAGAAGAATTTTTACGTAGTCTTGTTGTGATGATTCCCACGTTTATTAGTTGGATGATCATCATCCCCATTATCAGTTTCTTTTTATTATTGGATGCAAACCTAATTTATAAAACAGTGATTAGTTTTATTCCCAATCGTTTTTTCGAAATGTTTTTAATGGTTTTTTATCGAATGAACCAACAGATTACCAGTTACCTAAAAAGTTTAGTCATCCAATGCGGAATTATGGCAATTGTTGCTTCGATTGGTTTTTATATTGTTGGGGTTAAGTTTTTTATTCTCTTTGGAGTGTTTTTGGGTGTTGCCAATTCCATTCCTTACTTAGGACCTCTTGTGGGAGCTGTTCCCCCCATTTTATTTTCCATTCTTTTCCCTGAGATGTCTCCATCGATTGGATCCATTGCTTCGGTTGTGGTGGTAGCACAATTAGTAGACAACGCGATCGTACAACCGGTAGTGATTGCCAATGCGGTTTCTCTCCATCCACTTGCGATACTGATTGGAATTGCTGTCGGGGGGAACTTTTTTGGGATCTTTGGAATGTTACTCGCAATCCCAGTTTTGTCCATTCTCAAAGTTACAATTGGAATTCTTTACCACGCCCTCAAAGAACACCAAATCATTTAA
- a CDS encoding DMT family transporter: MSRIFTPELFLVIAAILWGGTFVVIKLALDSVPPFLFLAVRFWLAGIVTLLLYRKTLFSKANRRWDYIFPAFLVACSALLGYAFQTIGLVYTTATQSGFMTGAYVVFVPLLQIAIERRLPSLRTWIAVLIVVVGLFLISQNGKSYEEILKSTGFGLGDGLTLIGAFFFAIYIILIDIFSKKIPAQILVSFEILLIAIVSTTLFPVESIFLNQTISVQFDLKFWIGIIYTSIFATIFTTQIQTRYQKAVPPARAGLLYSLEPVFSFFLAYLVLGERLETVGAIGSGLTLFGIVFSELGKWNQREE, translated from the coding sequence ATGTCCAGGATTTTCACTCCAGAACTTTTTTTGGTGATTGCCGCCATTCTTTGGGGTGGAACCTTTGTGGTCATCAAACTTGCACTGGATTCAGTGCCACCCTTTCTATTTTTGGCTGTCCGGTTTTGGCTCGCAGGAATTGTTACTTTACTTCTGTATCGAAAGACTTTGTTTTCCAAAGCAAACCGCAGGTGGGATTATATATTTCCTGCCTTTTTGGTCGCTTGTTCGGCTTTATTGGGTTATGCCTTTCAAACCATTGGCCTTGTTTATACGACCGCCACGCAGTCTGGTTTTATGACTGGAGCCTATGTTGTCTTTGTTCCTTTGTTACAAATTGCCATTGAACGCCGGCTTCCATCACTTCGAACTTGGATTGCTGTTTTGATAGTCGTCGTAGGATTATTTTTGATTTCTCAAAATGGAAAATCCTATGAAGAAATTCTTAAATCTACTGGCTTTGGATTGGGTGATGGACTGACTCTTATTGGTGCTTTTTTCTTTGCGATTTACATCATACTCATTGATATTTTTAGTAAAAAAATTCCTGCCCAAATCTTAGTGTCCTTTGAGATTCTTTTGATTGCGATTGTATCCACTACTTTGTTCCCAGTGGAGTCTATTTTTTTGAACCAAACAATATCAGTGCAATTTGATTTAAAATTTTGGATTGGAATCATTTATACTTCTATTTTTGCTACGATTTTTACAACGCAGATCCAAACTAGATACCAGAAGGCGGTTCCTCCGGCAAGAGCAGGGTTACTCTATAGTTTGGAACCGGTGTTTTCTTTTTTTCTCGCCTATTTAGTGTTAGGAGAAAGGCTGGAGACAGTTGGTGCAATTGGTTCGGGCCTTACCCTTTTTGGAATTGTATTTTCCGAATTAGGTAAGTGGAATCAAAGAGAAGAATAA
- the ung gene encoding uracil-DNA glycosylase, whose product MKDVQIESGWKEVLREEFEKPYFSNLREWVRDQYKSATVYPPAKLIFNAFDSCPFDKVKVVILGQDPYHGPGQAHGLCFSVNDGVPFPPSLQNIFKEIADDLQKPIPKSGNLTHWANQGVLLLNATLTVQKDKAGSHQNKGWEEFTDAAIKILAEKKSNIVFLLWGSFAQKKEVLIPPNKHLILKSAHPSPLSAYRGFLGNKHFSKTNEYLQSQGKEPIDW is encoded by the coding sequence TTGAAAGACGTACAAATTGAGTCGGGCTGGAAAGAAGTCCTGAGAGAAGAATTTGAAAAACCTTATTTTTCCAACTTACGCGAGTGGGTAAGAGATCAATACAAATCTGCTACAGTATATCCGCCGGCAAAATTAATCTTCAATGCATTTGATTCTTGTCCTTTCGACAAAGTGAAAGTGGTGATCCTTGGCCAAGATCCCTACCATGGCCCCGGGCAAGCACATGGACTTTGTTTTTCCGTCAACGACGGAGTTCCCTTCCCACCATCCTTACAAAATATCTTTAAAGAAATTGCAGACGATTTACAAAAACCCATTCCAAAATCAGGAAACTTAACTCATTGGGCAAACCAAGGTGTTCTTCTTCTGAATGCCACTCTGACTGTACAAAAAGACAAGGCAGGATCTCACCAAAATAAAGGTTGGGAAGAATTTACGGACGCTGCGATCAAAATCCTTGCGGAGAAAAAATCCAATATTGTATTCTTATTATGGGGATCCTTTGCGCAGAAAAAAGAAGTTTTAATCCCGCCAAACAAACATTTAATTTTAAAATCGGCACATCCATCTCCCCTCTCTGCTTACAGAGGCTTTTTAGGAAACAAACATTTTTCCAAAACAAACGAGTATTTACAATCACAAGGAAAAGAACCCATTGACTGGTAA
- a CDS encoding DMT family transporter, whose translation MTGNEKKGYFFVFLTGVFFAFEVIGFKEVFRRYNLTPEMAALFGVGFAFLAVTPFFLSSSKRRKKVILTIQRDGLVLLLGTFSNAMGIVLYYYALKQTDLGPAAILIKTTVLYNVILGVVFLGERFKDREVFGIVLAMVGIYLISTLEGQINLLSAFCILISAFLFAIQSYMIKKYIPEILGLEYAYLRLFLLCVFFFLYSLSIGSFLIPKLPIIVMLGFFSLLGYFLGRAFYFEAHNYLPISKLNATLLIEPIFLMFVGIFFMNEPLDLQKLVGGGVILLGLYLIVFHKRKGKP comes from the coding sequence TTGACTGGTAACGAAAAAAAAGGATATTTTTTTGTCTTCTTAACGGGAGTATTCTTTGCATTCGAAGTCATTGGTTTTAAAGAAGTTTTTCGTAGATACAATCTTACTCCCGAAATGGCTGCCTTATTTGGAGTGGGATTTGCTTTTTTAGCTGTCACACCTTTTTTTCTGAGTTCTTCTAAACGAAGAAAAAAAGTAATCCTCACAATCCAAAGAGACGGTTTGGTTTTACTCCTTGGAACCTTTTCCAATGCGATGGGGATTGTGTTGTATTATTATGCACTCAAACAAACCGATCTTGGTCCTGCGGCAATCCTTATCAAAACAACGGTTTTATACAATGTGATTTTGGGTGTTGTGTTTTTGGGAGAACGTTTTAAAGATCGCGAAGTATTTGGAATTGTACTGGCGATGGTTGGAATTTATTTGATATCCACCTTAGAAGGTCAGATCAATCTTTTATCTGCGTTTTGTATTTTAATTAGCGCTTTTTTATTTGCTATTCAAAGTTATATGATCAAAAAATACATTCCCGAGATTCTGGGCCTCGAGTATGCTTACTTGCGATTGTTTTTGTTATGTGTGTTTTTCTTTTTATATTCGCTAAGCATTGGTTCTTTTTTAATCCCCAAGTTGCCAATCATTGTTATGCTTGGTTTTTTTTCGTTATTAGGTTATTTTTTAGGTAGAGCTTTTTATTTTGAAGCGCATAATTATCTACCGATTAGCAAACTCAATGCAACATTACTAATTGAACCAATTTTTTTAATGTTTGTTGGGATTTTCTTTATGAATGAACCATTAGACCTGCAAAAGTTAGTTGGAGGAGGAGTGATCCTTCTTGGGCTTTATTTGATTGTTTTTCATAAACGGAAGGGGAAACCATGA
- a CDS encoding 4a-hydroxytetrahydrobiopterin dehydratase: MREKPTDLSEKEIESLLDTYKEWELDTKDGIPFLKMEKEFRNFTEAFSFITKVALVSESIDHHAEIWNVYNKLRLQLLTHETNSLTTKDKEFITLLMK, from the coding sequence ATGAGAGAAAAACCAACGGATCTTTCTGAAAAGGAAATAGAAAGTCTCTTAGATACCTACAAAGAATGGGAACTAGATACAAAAGATGGGATTCCTTTTTTAAAAATGGAAAAAGAATTTCGTAATTTTACAGAAGCCTTTTCGTTTATCACAAAAGTAGCCTTGGTTTCTGAATCGATCGATCACCATGCTGAGATTTGGAATGTATACAACAAACTTCGATTGCAGTTGTTAACTCACGAAACAAATTCTCTTACTACAAAGGATAAAGAATTTATCACCTTACTCATGAAATAA